The Solanum pennellii chromosome 11, SPENNV200 sequence GTCTCTTATGATATGCAATAAAATAAACAGGACACACTCTATGTGGAGAATATTGAAGAAAGGGAAGATGCAGGAACACCACCAATTATTCAGAAAGTGAGAACAGCACTTGCATTTTGGGTGAAAGAGTTCATAAGTCATAAAGTAATTGAAAGAATGGAACACACTTACATTGAACTTGCACTACAAAGGCTTCTCCCAAATCCTAACATATGGATTTTAGGAAATGTAACAGCCAAGAGACAAGCTGTGCTTTCTTTTCTCATATATACTACAACTCACTCTTCGTCAAGTGATGGAAATGGCGGAGACAATGAACTTTACTTATGGAGAGAGACGGGGAACAAGAAAGATAAGCCACTTCACGGCCCTTTTGTTGCTAAGCTGCTTAATGACCTATTTGGTATTCAAGCTAGAGGAGGATGTGCTTGTGCAGGACCCTATGGGCATATCTTGCTCAAGGTTGATGAACCTCGTTCTCTAGCGTTCAAAGATGCAATTGAGATGGTGAGTGCCTCCAAATATGTTTTCTACACTCCAAAACATTATTTGGTAGTCTAACACGAGTTTTCTTTGTCTTAACAGGGCTATAGTGGAGTGAAGCCGGGATGGACAAGGGTCAGTTTCCCCTACTACATGTCCAAGGAAGAATTTGAGTTCATTCTAGCAGCATTAGAATTCATAGCCATTTATGGACAAAGGTTCCTTCCTATGTACCATTTCAACTGGAAGAGTGGTGCTTGGACTTTCAAGAAAAAAGCTTTCAAGGAGGCACTCATAGGAAGAGATCACAATTGCAATTTTTGTGGCTCACCAATGAAGGGGTTGAACCTAGGTTGCCACGACACTGAAGAGAACAACCATGTAGAAAGCCCCGCAAAAGAAGGTCTCATTTGCAAGTACGTAAAGTACCTTGAAACAGCCAAGCGCATTGCTAGCCTCCTTCCCAAATTCCCAGCTCAACGGTCCATACCTGAAGAAATAAACCCTAACCTAGTACCCTTCAGAGTCTGAAGATTGAAATCGCATCGCTGAGCTTATACTTTTGGAAAGAGAATGCTCGTTCTCACTCTCCAATATGATCATTTAGTTGTCTAATCTTTGGTTGGGCAAATACAAGGGTAATTACATGTAATAAACTAGAAGGATACGATGGCATGAGTATACTAtacttcaatattttctttcttcatgTAATAAACTAGAAGGATACAATGGCACAAGTATACATtacttcaatattttctttttttcatgtaATAAACTAGAAGGATATGATGGAATGACTAAACTAtacttcaatattttctttttccttgtgattgttatgaaattcatgtttaATCGATTAGAAAAGGTATGTTCATTCTCATTGTAGGGAAAGATCATGCCATAGTCTAACATTTAGTTGGACAAACAAAAATAGGaagaatatatattaaactAGGAAGAAGAGCCTGGGACTAACACTCTTTTTAGTATCTTTTGTATCTTCTTGATGCCTTAAATGAATCatcttcataaatattttttttaaaaaaaactaggaAGAAGAAATGATTTTGAAGATTTAGGTACCCCACAAGCAATTTACAAAGACATCAAACAGTTTTGCTCCTTAattccaatataacatcatttGTTTACAAagataaagaatgaaaaaaagaattggAGGAAGAGGGACCGAGGAAGAGGGCGAAAGACAGACAATAGAAGTGTCATAATGTATATGTACCGAGATACTTAATCACTAGTCTAatgtaagaaaacaaaaatcagCTAAAATGGCCAACAAATAATTAAGAACAGAGAAATTGAAGCCGAATAAGATGGtagaaaatatatgatttcAGACATTTAGATGACTGAGAACAAGAGAGACCTGCTGGCAGGAAGCTGACAAGAAGCACCCCTTTTACTTTCTTACTCCCTAGAACTGCATATACACTCTGGATATGGATTTTGGTAAAATGACTCTTCCAGTCTTGACCTTGCTCGACCTCTGACTCCCGGGGGAGCTCCAGCCCTTTTTCTTGGAGCACCTTGCCTATAAATTGCAATATGTGTAATGATTTAATTAGAAATCTGGAATTTATCAGTCATCAAGCAAACTTCAACATGGTTATAATTGTTGAAGGCTTCACAATTCCCTCGAAACAGTTTACAATTGATTGTCGTTTACTAATCACGTAAGTTTCTAGAAACAGGTTGAAAAGCCTTTAAATCaagaatgtttttttaaatGAGTAGTTGAATGTTTTTCTTTGGAAATAATTTGACAAGATTTCTACTTAAGATTTAGATTTCTGCTGCCTGAATCAGAATGAATTAATAAGTAATATGTACGGGAAAAAAATAGGCATGACAAAATGTGAAAGAATATTGTATCCAAACCAAAATCTTAAACAATAGGTAAATAATCTGAAATCATTTAAGGGTTccgaagatttttttttttttgacgacaagggaaacccgcagccgctacccttttgggtgcgcacagggtaaaaccccgCTCCtaatgcaatagctcgcaaaccacataggagaggtaattTAAGGGTTCtgaaaattacttatttattttcggattttcttgtttctctttgtctttttttctctcGACTATATTTTAAGGATCTCACTAAGGTTCAACAGGTGAAAGAGTGGACCTGGGGTGAGATGTAAGTTCAAGAAAATAAGCAAGGGGGTTTGGAACAAAGAAAGTAAGCTCAACAGACTGGGAGATGATACATATCCAACATAAAATGGTTTGGTTCCTGCCAGTTATTATTCCTAGGGCTTATTGTCGCACCCAAGTAAGAAAAAACAGAGTTTAATAAGCTTTAAATGGAAACAATAACGTGAGCAAGTGCAGCCGGTAATGTGACTAGCCATTGCATATGTATATCACCTGTTCTTATGCAAATGCCTGACAAGATGTGAAAATGATGATCCATCAAGCTGACCAGCTTCCAGCTGATCAAATATTTCAACTAGGCCTTTCCTGAATGATTAGCAGATAATTATGTTGATATAAATATGTAGATGAAGAGGCCGCCGCCACAAAACATAATCTAAATTGCCCAATTTTAAATGTTCTAACGACTTCTATATGACTCTTCCCTAAGAGAATACTGAACTGTTTGCCAAACAGCAGAGGCCGATCcagaatttaagttttattggTTCAATATTTAAGGTTTTCTCATTGAGCCCATTATTTGTTTAAAGTTAGGCATTCATTACTATTTGTTgcaattttcataaatttatgtTCTGTGTTGGAAGTACTGGGTTCATATAAACCCAGTATTAATACTCTACATCTGCTTCAGCCAAACAGCACTTCAGACATGCCAGTCATGGTGGGGCCAACTTTCATGTTATCACAGCACTTCCACATTTCTAGGTGAACCATTCAGCTATTTCTATCCCGTGTACTCGTAGCATCTTTGTGAAGCATTACAATATGAAGGATAGTAGATTTGTGTCCTAAATGAAGGCAATGGCAACACCTCAAAAGAAAATTACCAAGCTTAACTTAAAAAATCACTCttctaaaattgataaaataagcTAAAAATTTTACTTGTAAACCACACACTGAGAAACTTTATACCAACCAGAAGCAACTgcaaacaacaacatacccactgtaatcccacaagtggcaAGTGGGGAGGGTAGGGTGTgcgcagaccttacccctacctcccctcaaggaaaattaaaaaaaaaataagcagGTCGAAAAAAGAATTAACGGGAATGAAGAAGTCATGGCAAAGGAGAAACAACTGCGAAATACTCATCAATTGCTTGAGTACCTGTCCGGAGTGATTGTTTTCCGGTGGCCTAAGAATCTGCGGTGCCCCTCAACTGCTCTTGCCATATTACCTGAGTGTGATGGAATGAAAACATCACTCTCTACAGAGATTAGATAATCGAGTGCTGCAGCTTGTGAGGCATGATTTGCAAACTCTCTCAGTTCTGGTGTTGCCAGCATTTCCTGCCAAAATTAGACATTTGGTTTGGTAGGTAAAAATGTGTGATTGTTGTGAAAGAAATTAACTCCAAGCTGCAAGATAGACAGAATGTTTAGGTGTAGGTACAAACCTTGAAAACAACATTTGGAAAGTAAGATTTGAGCTCTGAGAGACGAGTGTTACCACCATAAATTTCTCCAGCagcaatataaataaatgttgaCGGAGGATAACCAAGAGCTTGAAGAAATAATCCGACCTCTTTTGGAGTGAGAGGGCAGAAACCACCAATTCTCTGTTCAGTTGAGTTTATAACCTTAATCTTCCAATGATTTGTCTTCTCTCTAGTCATGGATGAGTAACATTAGATATTATACAACATTATGGGTGTTGCTCTAAATATCATTGCAACAATAGAAGAAAGGTGAAAAGATCGAAGTTACTAGAAACCATGATATCAGAAGAAATTGGAGCAGTTCTTTAATAACAACAAGTTCCCAGGATAATCCCACGAGTGGGGTCTGGAGAGGTTAGAGTATATGCAGACCTTAACCCTACCTTGGCAAGAAGAGAGGTTGTTTTCGATAGACCCTCAGTTCAAAGAAAGCAAAAACACAACGTATATGAAGACTTCACAGTAACAACAGCAGGATAGTAAGAAAATAGAGGCACAAGAGACAAAAAATAGTAATCGAAAactatgaatgaaaaataaggaaatagtAGAATAATGAAAATTTCCTTGAATAAATACTAATACTACTAGTAGGAGAGACGAGACGCAAACTATTTACTACTAGCCTTCTACCCGAATCCTTGACCTCCACACCCTCCTATCAATGGTCAAGTCCTCGGTAAGCTGAAGGCTAGTTATGTCCTGCTTGATCACCTCTTCGCAATACTTCTTCAGCCTACCACTACATCTCTTCAGGCCCTCCAGTGTCAGCCTCTCACACCACACCTCCTTACTAGGACATCTGCGCATCTCCTCTTGACATGCCCGAACCATCTCAGCCTCACCTCCCGCCTCTTGTCCACCATGGAAGCCACTTCCACCTTggcaagaataacttcatttatGACCATGTCTCTCTTAGGAAGCCCACACATCGATCTCAACATACTCATTTTACGCAGGTAAGTTCTACAGTTGTATGGGGGGTGAGTGTTGGCCTGTGGAGAACTCTCATGTTCAGAAGATGCAAGTGGCACCTTCTTATTACATAAAACACCAGATGCTTTAATGTCATAGATGACATCTTGACGTGCATAGTATAGTATGTACTTCAAGGTTCTGTGTATAAATAAATTGTACAGAAGAAGGGATTCTGAAGTTTCAGAACTAAATATCAGCCTGTATGTATAAACTTGTGATCAAAGAATTTTTGGCCATTCCTAAATAACCTACAGGCCATGAATGAGACGCAATACTTTTCACCAggctcaaaaaaataaatagactGAAGGCGGATTCTCGCTCCTTTATGCAAATAATACAGCGAGCACAATGAGGACATATATagcaaaattatgaaaatatgataGTGATGATGAGAGAAACCTCATCACCCGAAGTTCCTCTGCTTCTGCATCAGTAAGACCATATGTACAACCAGTAAAAGACAGCATGTCCTTCTCATATCTCAAGTGGAGTGCAACATATCTTTTTGCTCTGGTTCGCAGCTGCTCCACGAGCTTCTGTGGTATCATCATCATGTTAGTAACAAACCCCAAATAATGAGAAATTATAGCTCTACTTTGCAAATGAGATCCAAAACATCAAAAGGATGTAGATGAAATTGTACTGCAAAAACTGACATGGGAATCCTACACctaatacataatatatttatttcataatttgAATGCCATTCTTAAACATGGAAACTTGAACACCAGAAGATTATGTGAAATGCCATAGCCAGCTAAAAAGATTCAGTGTAGTGTGACAATCCAAAAAGGAAGCTCAAAACTCCATAAGTGTTTCTGGTGTTACTAGAATTACTAGTCCCACATTGTTATCATATTTGTCAGATGATGGTTCTAAGTTCTAACCTTTCCAAGTCTCTCAATAGGAGGAGAGAAGCGGAGAGCACTATACAGAGCACGGCATCTTAATCTCTGAATATCAAGAGGCAGTTCATTGTTCGCAAGGCGAGAATCAGATTTAGCAACATGAATGACCTGCAATAATGTGCAATAAGCTAACTTTCGATTTCAGACATATACTTTAGTAGACAAGGCAAGAGAAAAATGGGATCAAGTCTCATGAACAAAAGGAAATAGAAATAAAGCATCCCTTGTAATAACGGATTTTACTGataatatcaacatcataaactgataaagttaaacaaaatgataaatttaatcCCCTTCCAGATTTCATAGTTTTGGGAATGCTATCTCCAACATCTTAGAGTAGTTAACAAATCTTAGACTATCGAAAAGAAAGATCAATTTCGTGGCTAATAAATTTCAATGGTCAATTATACCTTCCATGACAAGGCTTCACCTGATTAATATTTGCAAGTTTTTGGTATTAATTCATTGATATGTTTGCACCAGCTTGAGCTGAGCATTGGAGTGATACAATACACTTCAAGCTTTTTAATTTGCTTTGTGCTAATAGTTAGTGAAGTTGTCCCTTATTCTCCATCAAATCGAACAACATAATGAAAGTTGCTTATCATATTACTTACAACTTTCATATATTTGGAGTAGATTCACGAATGGTCACTCgacttttattttattgcaCCAAAGTCACAAAACTATTTTTTGTAACAAAAAAATCACTCAAGCAGTTGGTTAGGTGAAACACCCACTAACGCAACTCTTTCTTGTTATCTTCAGTCTGACCCAACCTCAAGATGCCACTGTAGAAGAAGTTTGGAATGATCAAGGCTGAAACCTGAGCTTCAGAAGACCCCTTAATTATTGGCAGTATTCCACACCTCTCAATTTATTCAAGAGCCTTTACGCCTCTGAAGACACAGTACTGTATGCAAGTGGATAAACTAGAGATTCTCAGTCAAGTCAGCCTACAAAGAGTTTAATCATTCCAACAACCAGCTTAGTGGTTGGCCCAAGAAATTCATCTAGAAAGTCATAATTCCTCTCTGGTTGCAAGTTTCACCTCGCTCGTGGCCAGGAAAGAAGTCCTAAGTCGTAACTCATGAAAATCTTGCAAAAAAGGGCTTCCACCTATGCTCTAGACGTTATATGCGTGGAGAAGAAACAGAGACAATCAGCCATCTTTTCTCCATTGCAAGTTAACTGAACAACCTTGGAGGATTTTCCATAATTTAAAAGGAATCATGAGGGTGATGCCAAGAGATACACTTGTAGTGTTGGAACGAATACAACATTCACTCAAAATAGAAGGAAAGATGGAAGACTGTTCCTGCTTGCATTATGGAAAGAGAGAATCAAAGGTGTCCTGAAGACAACATTA is a genomic window containing:
- the LOC107002965 gene encoding O-fucosyltransferase 38; protein product: MGNRGHTQYRTTRRTSNFSITLYIFLFFVLSMFVFFYYTKDIVEDEQKLVLTSEKKEEPEFDENEDNSVWEASKSHGLHPCIKPTAKYKAALGWNRYLTVKSNGGLNQMRTGIADMVAVAHVMNATLVIPQLDKRSFWQDSSTFSDIFDENHFIKALRGDLMIIKELPKEIESLPRARKHFTSWSGVGYYEEMTQLWKEHQVIHVAKSDSRLANNELPLDIQRLRCRALYSALRFSPPIERLGKKLVEQLRTRAKRYVALHLRYEKDMLSFTGCTYGLTDAEAEELRVMREKTNHWKIKVINSTEQRIGGFCPLTPKEVGLFLQALGYPPSTFIYIAAGEIYGGNTRLSELKSYFPNVVFKEMLATPELREFANHASQAAALDYLISVESDVFIPSHSGNMARAVEGHRRFLGHRKTITPDRKGLVEIFDQLEAGQLDGSSFSHLVRHLHKNRQGAPRKRAGAPPGVRGRARSRLEESFYQNPYPECICSSRE